The window GCGAGGCATCGGTACGAGTAGGGGCGTGAAACTGACGCGCACGTCGCCGTACGTGAGGCCGGAGAGGTTCTGCTGGATCTCAGGGGTGTGCCGGTGCGAGCCGCCGACCGCGTACGCCGAAGCGTTGCCCATCACCTCGCTGCCCAAGAGGTTGGTCTTGGCGGCCTTGCCGGCGCCTGAAGTGCCGCTGGCTGCGACGATCGAGACATCGGGTTCGATCAGGTCTGCTGCGACCGCGGGCGCCAGGGCCAGCGTCGAGACGGTGGGGTAGCAGCCGGGAACTGCGATCCGTTTGGCACCTCTGAGCAGGTCGCGATGTCCCGCGAGTTCCGGCAGACCGTACGGCCAACTTCCGGCGTGGACTCCGCCATAGAAGTGCTCCCAGGCCGCCTGGTCGTTGAGTCGAAAGTCGGCGCCGCAGTCGATCACGACAGTGTCGTCTCCAAGTGCTTGGGCGATCTGCGCACTCTGCCCGTGCGGGAGCGCCAGCACGACAACATCGTGCCCTGACAGTGTCTCGACGGTTGTCTCCTGCAGGACCCGGTCGGCGAGTGGCGCCAAGTAGGGCGCGAGGTCGCCGAGGCGCTGACCGGCGTTGCCGCCCGCAGTGAGCGCCCCGATCTCCGCCTCAGGGTGCGCCAGGAGCAGCCGCACCACCTCACCCCCGGCGTACCCGCTAGCACCGGCGACCGCGACCGTGAAACTCATATGCATAACTATACGCATGCATGCATATCTATGCTGAATCGGTGTCAGGCTAGTGTCGAATGTATGGAGTCCTACCTCGCGGAGATCCGTCGGCAGTCGCAACTCTTCAGGACCGCCATCCTGGCGGCTGATCCGCTCGGTCTGGTGCCGAGTTGTCCGGATTGGCGGGTGCTGGACCTGCTCGGACACCTGACCCAGGTACAGCACTTCTGGGCAACTTGTCTCGACGTACGCCCAGCGCAGCCGTCGTTCGATGAGGAAACCCCGCCGCCGGCCGACATGGAGTCTGGGCTCGTCGCGTTCGATGCCGCCCATGAGCGGCTGATGGCGGCATTCGACGGAGTGTCGCAAGCCGACTCGGCCTGGACGTGGTCCTCCGACCCGGCGCACCACACGGTCGGCTTCATCGCACGGCGACAGGCCTTGGAGGCGTTGATCCATCGCGTCGACGCCGAGCAGGCGCGCGGTGGGGCGCTGACCATCATCGAGCCCGCGCTGGCGGCCGACGGCGTCGACGAGATCCTGGACGTGATGTACGGCGGCTGCCCGCCCTGGGGCGAATTCCGGCCGTTGCCGCACTACGTACGCCTTGACCTCACCGACGCCTCGGTCTCGGTCTGGACCCAGATCGGGCGCTTCCACGGGGTGGACCCGGACAGTGAGTTGGAGATCGACGAGGACGACATCCACGTGGTGGCCGATC of the Nocardioides sp. genome contains:
- the argC gene encoding N-acetyl-gamma-glutamyl-phosphate reductase, with the protein product MSFTVAVAGASGYAGGEVVRLLLAHPEAEIGALTAGGNAGQRLGDLAPYLAPLADRVLQETTVETLSGHDVVVLALPHGQSAQIAQALGDDTVVIDCGADFRLNDQAAWEHFYGGVHAGSWPYGLPELAGHRDLLRGAKRIAVPGCYPTVSTLALAPAVAADLIEPDVSIVAASGTSGAGKAAKTNLLGSEVMGNASAYAVGGSHRHTPEIQQNLSGLTYGDVRVSFTPLLVPMPRGILATCSAALRDGVTQEDVRAAYDYAYADEQFVRLLPESQWPQTKWVQGSNSVDLQVTVDESVRRLIAVGAVDNLVKGTAGAAVQCLNLALGLEESLGLSTIGIAP
- a CDS encoding maleylpyruvate isomerase N-terminal domain-containing protein, which encodes MESYLAEIRRQSQLFRTAILAADPLGLVPSCPDWRVLDLLGHLTQVQHFWATCLDVRPAQPSFDEETPPPADMESGLVAFDAAHERLMAAFDGVSQADSAWTWSSDPAHHTVGFIARRQALEALIHRVDAEQARGGALTIIEPALAADGVDEILDVMYGGCPPWGEFRPLPHYVRLDLTDASVSVWTQIGRFHGVDPDSELEIDEDDIHVVADPGVEPDAVVVGSAQDVLLRLWRREDGAATQVTGDLEILDRFRSATHGPIN